One genomic segment of Streptosporangiales bacterium includes these proteins:
- a CDS encoding nuclear transport factor 2 family protein, with protein sequence MFRLDPEITTSTTTRPDITQASAVVDALLRFGLAQDRRYDAGARELFESAFTEDAVLDFRAAAAKCGIEVPLMTGRDMITSIIMDPGTHIDTTHVVTNTRVQIDDGIASFTALVEAQHLPTGDHSRHALLKNMYAVHARRDDKLWRMSEVSIDCVWFTGDPTVITGRP encoded by the coding sequence ATGTTTCGACTGGACCCCGAGATCACCACCTCGACGACCACGCGACCGGACATCACCCAGGCAAGCGCGGTGGTCGATGCGCTGTTGCGATTCGGCTTGGCCCAGGATCGTCGGTATGACGCAGGCGCTCGCGAACTGTTCGAGTCGGCGTTCACCGAAGACGCCGTGCTCGACTTCCGCGCTGCAGCGGCGAAGTGCGGCATCGAGGTGCCTCTGATGACCGGTAGGGACATGATCACCTCGATCATCATGGATCCCGGAACTCACATCGACACCACACATGTCGTCACGAACACCCGGGTGCAGATCGACGACGGCATCGCATCGTTTACCGCACTCGTTGAGGCGCAGCATCTGCCGACCGGCGATCACTCGCGTCACGCCCTGCTCAAGAACATGTACGCCGTCCATGCCCGCCGCGACGACAAGCTGTGGCGGATGAGCGAGGTCTCCATCGACTGCGTCTGGTTCACCGGAGATCCGACCGTCATCACGGGCAGACCATGA
- a CDS encoding ABC transporter permease subunit has protein sequence MPVLTRPRWNQPSLASTVLKTVVLAVTVVVMVYPLLYVIVQSFAEAHGRSRVGGLIPSGFSLEAYASVLSGGIVLRAMMVSVGVTVVGTLLSVVLTILLAYGLMNTREVPGGKVILYVVLFTMLFGAGIIPNYLLVKGLGLLDSYASLILPGAISAFNMVVLRNFFQGIPRELLECARIDGASDWRILSQIMVPLSKGVIAVVALFYGVAYWNDFFNAMIYLNDTGKWPVQLVLNQYVLQGTPLTQLQNPAAPPPPAKSVQMAVVVLATLPILVVYPFLQRFFTKGVLTGAIKG, from the coding sequence GTGCCGGTCCTGACCCGACCCAGGTGGAACCAGCCGTCGCTGGCATCCACGGTGCTCAAGACGGTCGTCCTCGCCGTGACCGTCGTCGTGATGGTCTATCCGCTCCTGTACGTGATCGTCCAGAGCTTCGCCGAGGCTCACGGCCGTTCGCGTGTCGGAGGGCTCATCCCGTCCGGGTTCTCGCTCGAGGCGTACGCCTCGGTGCTGTCCGGTGGGATCGTGCTCCGGGCGATGATGGTCAGTGTCGGAGTGACCGTCGTCGGCACGCTCCTCAGCGTCGTGCTGACCATCTTGCTGGCTTACGGGCTGATGAACACCAGGGAGGTGCCCGGCGGCAAGGTCATCTTGTACGTGGTGCTGTTCACGATGCTCTTCGGTGCCGGCATCATCCCGAACTACCTCTTGGTCAAGGGGTTGGGCCTCCTCGACAGCTATGCCTCGCTCATCCTCCCCGGAGCCATCAGCGCCTTCAACATGGTGGTCCTCCGCAACTTCTTCCAGGGCATCCCGCGCGAGCTGCTCGAATGCGCCCGCATCGACGGGGCCAGTGACTGGCGGATCCTCAGCCAGATCATGGTTCCCCTGTCCAAGGGGGTGATCGCCGTCGTCGCCCTCTTCTACGGCGTCGCGTACTGGAACGACTTCTTCAACGCGATGATCTACCTCAACGACACCGGCAAGTGGCCGGTGCAGCTGGTGCTCAACCAGTACGTCCTGCAAGGGACGCCCTTGACCCAGCTGCAGAACCCGGCTGCACCGCCCCCACCCGCCAAGTCGGTACAGATGGCGGTCGTCGTCCTGGCGACCCTTCCGATCCTCGTCGTCTACCCGTTCCTCCAACGGTTCTTCACCAAGGGCGTTCTCACCGGAGCGATCAAGGGCTGA
- a CDS encoding ABC transporter permease subunit, whose translation MGHARETSAERIAVYAGAPSPARASTAGRGVQQRPRRKRELRRRLWQARWRYLFILPGLIYFVVFRYVPLLGNAVAWQDYSPFLGIRGSPWVAWDNFARLLTDPEVADALVNTLVLSVLQIVFAFPAPLLLALLLNSILSDRVKRFIQSVVYLPHFIGWVIVVAIWQALFGGTGAISDLLSRVTGDPANLMTNPDTFALLITSQVIWKEVGWGTIIFLAAMTLVPVERYEAAAVDGAGAWRRMWHITLPGITSVIVLLLILRLGSVLTVGFEQIILQQDAVGADVAQVLDTFVYYRGVLGGDWGLATAAGLVKGLVGTVLVLGANWAAKRLGGEGAF comes from the coding sequence ATGGGGCACGCACGAGAGACCTCGGCCGAGAGGATTGCCGTGTATGCCGGTGCGCCATCACCTGCTCGGGCGTCGACGGCCGGGCGGGGCGTGCAGCAGAGACCGCGTCGGAAACGGGAGCTCAGGCGGCGACTCTGGCAAGCCCGTTGGCGTTATCTGTTCATCCTGCCCGGGCTCATCTACTTCGTCGTGTTCCGATACGTCCCACTGCTCGGTAACGCGGTCGCCTGGCAGGACTACAGTCCCTTCCTCGGGATCAGGGGGAGTCCCTGGGTCGCATGGGACAACTTCGCCCGACTGCTCACCGACCCCGAGGTGGCCGACGCACTCGTCAACACCCTCGTCCTGAGCGTGCTGCAGATCGTCTTCGCCTTCCCGGCGCCGCTCCTCCTGGCCCTGCTGCTCAACAGCATCCTCAGCGACCGCGTCAAGCGGTTCATCCAGTCGGTCGTCTACCTGCCGCACTTCATCGGCTGGGTGATCGTCGTCGCCATCTGGCAGGCGCTCTTCGGCGGGACCGGTGCGATCAGCGACCTGCTGTCCCGGGTGACAGGAGACCCCGCCAACCTGATGACCAACCCCGACACCTTCGCGCTGCTGATCACGTCCCAGGTCATCTGGAAGGAGGTGGGCTGGGGAACGATCATCTTCCTCGCCGCCATGACGTTGGTGCCTGTCGAGCGGTACGAGGCAGCCGCGGTGGACGGGGCCGGAGCGTGGCGGCGCATGTGGCATATCACCCTCCCCGGGATCACCTCCGTGATCGTCCTCCTGCTCATCCTGCGTCTGGGCTCGGTGCTCACGGTCGGATTCGAGCAGATCATCCTGCAGCAGGACGCCGTCGGCGCCGACGTCGCCCAGGTCCTCGACACCTTCGTGTACTACCGCGGGGTCCTCGGCGGAGACTGGGGTCTCGCGACGGCCGCCGGCCTGGTCAAGGGTCTGGTCGGGACCGTACTGGTGCTCGGCGCCAACTGGGCGGCGAAGCGACTCGGTGGAGAGGGTGCCTTCTGA
- a CDS encoding MerR family transcriptional regulator: MRVQELAELTGASARSVRHYDRAGLLASRRLANGYREFDGAAIQQVRTIRRLIASGLTIGDIVTLQPCLTARGEFDGCDDARRILDSHIDRLERSLERDRRTLRLLDERRRNMAPRHVLQS, encoded by the coding sequence ATGCGGGTTCAAGAGCTCGCCGAGCTGACAGGAGCCTCAGCTCGCTCGGTGCGTCACTACGATCGCGCCGGTCTCCTGGCCTCGCGCCGACTGGCGAACGGGTACCGCGAGTTCGATGGCGCGGCGATCCAGCAGGTTCGCACCATCAGACGGCTGATCGCTTCCGGCCTGACCATCGGCGACATCGTGACGCTCCAGCCGTGCCTGACCGCGCGGGGTGAGTTCGACGGCTGCGACGATGCCCGCCGCATACTGGACTCCCACATCGACCGTCTCGAACGCTCACTCGAACGCGATCGGCGCACCCTGCGGCTACTCGACGAACGCCGGCGGAACATGGCGCCTCGGCACGTGCTCCAGTCATAG